GAGGTAACGCTTGTTGCGGCGTACCGTTGTCTCCAGAAAGGCCATCTCCCTCAGTAGCTCGTATTCGCTGTCTCCCAGCGGCCACGGTAGATAGCCAAGGTACATACCGGTGAACCCATGCCAGTTCAGCGTCTGGTTAAGCGCGCGGTACATCTCTATGCTCGGCGCGAGTGTCCGGTCGTCGTAGACGTAACGCGGCGGCCTGATGTATGATGCCGCTCCTGCGGCGTTGGCTGCATCTGCAAGCCACCGGCCCTCGGTCAGGTCCGTGTCCATGAGGAAGTACGAGACCTGCCCAACGGCGGCGTCGATGCTCTTGTTCTTGAGCCAGCTTTCCACGTCCAGGCCGAGCCTCAGGTTGTCGTCCCTGCGATGGAACACCCGGGCCGTAACGGGAATCCGGCGGCCCTGCGCCTTGCCGATCTCGTCCGCCGCGCGGCGAATTGAGGCAACGTAGTACGTCATTATCGCCGTGCCCTTTTCCACCTCACACGGTCGGAAGTACACCGGGTAGAACATGAAGTCCAGTTCAATGCCGTCAGTCCTGTAGTCCTCCAGCATCTCGCGCACCAGGGCCATCTTCTCGGCGCGCACGATCGGATTGGTGTAGTCGAGGGCCCATCGCTCGCGGTTCTCTTCGGGGCCGCCAAGGCACACGTCCAGGCCGTGCTTCCATTTAAGCCACCCGCACCGCTCCCCCGGCGGCTTTGCAGTGTCCTGCATCTTCAGACTGGGAAGCATGCCGATTTTCTTTTCGCGGGCCCTGTCTCGAACAACCTTCACCTGGTCTGTGCCCAGCCTGTGCGCCTCCTCCACCATGCGCATGATGCGCCAGTCGATGAAATTCTCCCAGACCTGCTTTTCCTGCCCAACTACTCTCCCCACCTTGCTCTGGTGGAAGTAGACGTCCCCGTAGCCCAGGCCGAGCACCAGCAGGTCCACGCCGGTGCCCAGTAGCTCGTCCACCGGCTGCTGCAGCTTGTGGATTGTCGCGGGCGGCTCTATCCGCTTGGCATGGAAGTGATGGGCGTCGTTGTAGTACATCAGCCGTGGGCGGAACATAGGACCCTCCAGAGCGAATAGTGAATTTAGAATAGTGAATAGTGAATTGAAGAAGGAGAGAAACCGGATTCCAGATTTCAACCGGAATGTTATCACCTGTCGAACAGTTTCGCGACGGTGTATCCTTTATCCTCAGCATTTGAGTGGGCCAGGAGATAACATGATCAGTCGTGATGAGGTGCGCCGCGCGCTTACCGGTCCGGTGGCGTCCATTCACGTGATGTTTACCCGAGATGGAGAGATCGATTACAGGGGGTTGAAGGACCAGATAGACTTCGTCGTTGAAAACGGCAGCGGGTCTGTGATCTTGACGTGGGGCGACAGCCTCTTCACTGTCCTCACCGACAGCGAGGTCGGCGAGGTGACGAAGAAGGTCTCCGAGTTTACGGCCGGCCGGGCGATGGTTGTTGCGTCATGCCGAAGCTGGTGGACCGGGAAGACGCTGGAGTTCACCCGCCACGCCAGGGACGTTGGGGCGGATATCATCATGCTCCGCCCTCCGGACTGGGCGGACTCCGCCACCGTCGAGACGATGGTGGACCATTACGCTGTGGTCGCGAGGGAGATGCCCGTGATGGTGCTGGCGCTGGCGTTCGGGCGCTCCACCACGTTCGCCCTGAAGGTCATTGAGCGTATCTACGACAGCGTGGACGGAGTCATGGCCGTCAAGGACGATATCTGCGGCGAGTTCGGCCGCAAGATGGCGGCTATGATGTACGACAACTGGGCGGTGTACGCGGGCGGCCAGAAGCAGAACCACCTGAACCTCGTCCCGTTCGGTGTGGACGGCTTCATGTCCACGTTCATCAAGTTTAAGCCGTCCGTCGCGCACGAGTACTGGAAGGCCGTCCAGGAGAAGAACATGGACCGGGCCGGCGCGGTAATCCGCGACCACGAGATGCCCTTCTTCGACTACATAGTCGGCCTGGAGGGAGGCTTCGCCGCCGGTCTGTACGCGGCCCTGGAGCTGCGTGGCATCGGCCGGCGCTGGCGGAGGAAGCCGTACTACGATCTAAGCGATGCGGAGCTGGAGCAGATGCGATCATTGATGACATCAAAGGGGCGGCTGTGAAGATACTGGTCAGCTGCGATAGTGAGGGTGAGGCGTGCCTTACCGGGGAGAAAGACCCGGTGACAGTTTACGGGACATGGCAAGCAGGTTGGATTCGTCGTCAGGCCACAGCAGAAATAGCTGCAGCGGTTGAGGCGGCGAAGGAAGCCGGCGCCGACGAGATCCTTGTGCACGATGGCGGTTACATCCGTGGCGCTACTCCGCCAATATTCGTACTGCAGTACGAATACCTGCCACAAGGAATCCAAATTGCCATGGGTGGGGTGCCATTCAACAGTGTTCTGGACCGCAGTTTTGACGGTGCCTTAATGATTGGTCGCCATGCTATGGCGGGAGTGGTGGACGGTGTGATGGCGCACACTTACAGCGCTGCTGATATCCAGGACATGTGGCTGAACGGGAGGCGAATCGGCGAGATTGGC
This SAR202 cluster bacterium DNA region includes the following protein-coding sequences:
- a CDS encoding dihydrodipicolinate synthase family protein, whose protein sequence is MISRDEVRRALTGPVASIHVMFTRDGEIDYRGLKDQIDFVVENGSGSVILTWGDSLFTVLTDSEVGEVTKKVSEFTAGRAMVVASCRSWWTGKTLEFTRHARDVGADIIMLRPPDWADSATVETMVDHYAVVAREMPVMVLALAFGRSTTFALKVIERIYDSVDGVMAVKDDICGEFGRKMAAMMYDNWAVYAGGQKQNHLNLVPFGVDGFMSTFIKFKPSVAHEYWKAVQEKNMDRAGAVIRDHEMPFFDYIVGLEGGFAAGLYAALELRGIGRRWRRKPYYDLSDAELEQMRSLMTSKGRL